Proteins encoded within one genomic window of Cellulomonas xiejunii:
- the manD gene encoding D-mannonate dehydratase ManD: MSGTAIRSAEVLVSSPGRNFVTLRIITQDGVEGLGDATLNGRELSVASYLTDHVVPLLIGRDAHTIEDTWQFLYRSAYWRRGPVTMAAIAAVDVALWDIKAKLAGMPLYQLLGGASRNGIMAYGHASGRDLPELFDSIRQHLDEGFRSIRVQTSVPGVDAVYGVAAQPSSSGRYDYEPAQRAPLPAEEDWDTRAYLRHIPRVFEAVRNEFGPELPLLHDGHHRMTPIQAARLGKDLEPYDLFWLEDCTPAENQDALRLVRQHTVTPLAIGEVFNTVWDYQTLIREQLIDYVRSAVTHTGGITALRRILDFAAQYQIKSGIHGPTDISPVGMAAALHLDLAIHNFGIQEYMKHSATTDEVFRTSFTFADGYLHPGHEPGLGVTYDDDAAPRYPYQAAYLPFNRLKDGTVHDW; the protein is encoded by the coding sequence ATGTCGGGCACCGCCATCCGATCTGCCGAGGTGCTGGTCTCCAGCCCCGGTCGCAACTTTGTAACGTTACGCATCATCACGCAGGACGGTGTGGAAGGGCTCGGGGACGCCACCCTCAACGGACGCGAGCTCTCCGTGGCCAGCTACCTCACCGACCACGTCGTCCCCCTCCTGATCGGCAGGGACGCGCACACCATTGAGGACACCTGGCAGTTCCTCTACCGCAGCGCGTACTGGCGGCGCGGGCCCGTGACGATGGCGGCCATCGCGGCCGTCGACGTCGCCCTGTGGGACATCAAGGCCAAGCTCGCCGGCATGCCGCTCTACCAGCTGCTCGGCGGCGCGTCGCGCAACGGGATCATGGCGTACGGCCACGCGTCGGGCCGCGACCTGCCCGAGCTCTTCGACTCGATCCGCCAGCACCTCGACGAGGGCTTCCGGTCCATCCGCGTGCAGACCTCCGTGCCCGGCGTCGACGCCGTCTACGGGGTCGCCGCGCAGCCGTCGTCGTCAGGACGCTACGACTACGAGCCCGCGCAGCGCGCGCCCCTGCCGGCCGAGGAGGACTGGGACACCCGGGCCTACCTGCGCCACATCCCGCGGGTGTTCGAGGCCGTGCGCAACGAGTTCGGCCCCGAGCTGCCGCTGCTGCACGACGGCCACCACCGCATGACGCCCATCCAGGCCGCACGCCTGGGCAAGGACCTCGAGCCGTACGACCTGTTCTGGCTCGAGGACTGCACACCGGCCGAGAACCAGGACGCGCTGCGGCTCGTCCGGCAGCACACCGTGACGCCGCTCGCGATCGGCGAGGTCTTCAACACCGTCTGGGACTACCAGACGCTCATCCGCGAGCAGCTCATCGACTACGTGCGCTCGGCCGTCACGCACACGGGCGGTATCACGGCGCTGCGCCGCATCCTCGACTTCGCGGCGCAGTACCAGATCAAGTCCGGCATCCACGGCCCCACCGACATCTCCCCCGTCGGCATGGCGGCGGCGCTGCACCTGGACCTCGCGATCCACAACTTCGGCATCCAGGAGTACATGAAGCACTCCGCGACGACCGACGAGGTGTTCCGCACGTCGTTCACGTTCGCGGACGGCTACCTGCACCCGGGCCACGAGCCGGGGCTGGGCGTCACCTACGACGACGACGCGGCCCCGCGGTACCCCTACCAGGCGGCGTACCTGCCGTTCAACCGGCTCAAGGACGGAACGGTGCACGACTGGTGA
- a CDS encoding alpha-glucuronidase, producing the protein MSAIDSPPVHPAWLPDAAFAPLGSRRVLVAVGPDAGPVGATVVDEVRRATAAHGGSLTVLTPGEALPDAASVRSHDLVLLVASRAHTRGSGAARQVPPPALAEQPPHPNDPLVAAATDGALVATGGVADFSPDMFVRVRAAGTTVVVAGAATGLLYGLHDVVRLGETAFGDCDIDVTDLPVAPVRMLDHWDNIDVHPVMGQVERGYAGGSIFYADGRVREDLSRVAAYARLLGSIGVNAVAINNVNVHRTEARLLTDGLDDVARVADVFRPHGVRTYLSVSFASPVVLGGLPTSDPADPDVQAWWAAAADRVYATIPDFGGFVVKADSEGQPGPFAYGRDHADGANLLARALRPHGGTVFWRAFVYNHEQDWRDRRTDRARAAYDHFAPLDGRFDENVVLQVKYGPIDFQTREPVSPVLAAMPRTRLAVELQVTQEYTGQQNHVCYLGPLWSQVLGFPLAEDATRDVARIVSGLPGHRDTPSGDLPAGGITAVSNVGDDEFWTGHPLAQANLYAYGRLAWNPEADSVALLDEWIGLTFPGADPRVRETLHTLMDDSWLTYEAYTAPLGVGFMVDPGRQHYGPNVDGYEYSKWGTYHFADRDGIGVDRTVATGTRYTGQYPSPWRETYEDLATCPDELLLFFHHVPYSHVLHSGTTVIQHIYDSRADAVDVVTSWVDAWAALDGLVPDRLHARVAERLTEQVRSATEWRDQLRSYFFRKSGVPDATGRPIY; encoded by the coding sequence GTGAGCGCCATCGACTCCCCCCCGGTCCACCCGGCATGGCTGCCCGACGCCGCGTTCGCACCGCTCGGCTCCCGGCGCGTGCTCGTGGCCGTCGGTCCGGACGCCGGCCCGGTCGGCGCGACCGTCGTCGACGAGGTGCGCCGGGCGACCGCCGCGCACGGCGGGTCGCTCACGGTCCTCACGCCCGGCGAGGCGCTGCCCGACGCTGCGTCCGTCCGGTCGCACGACCTCGTGCTGCTCGTGGCGTCGCGTGCCCACACCCGCGGCAGCGGGGCGGCCCGGCAGGTGCCGCCGCCGGCGCTCGCCGAGCAGCCGCCGCACCCGAACGACCCGCTGGTCGCCGCGGCCACCGACGGCGCGCTCGTCGCCACCGGCGGGGTGGCGGACTTCAGCCCGGACATGTTCGTGCGAGTCCGGGCCGCAGGCACCACCGTGGTCGTCGCCGGCGCCGCGACGGGCCTGCTCTACGGCCTGCACGACGTGGTGAGGCTCGGCGAGACGGCGTTCGGGGACTGCGACATCGACGTCACCGACCTCCCGGTCGCACCGGTCCGCATGCTCGACCACTGGGACAACATCGACGTCCACCCCGTGATGGGCCAGGTCGAGCGCGGGTATGCCGGCGGCTCGATCTTCTACGCCGACGGCCGCGTGCGAGAGGACCTCTCGCGGGTCGCCGCCTACGCCCGGCTGCTCGGGTCGATCGGCGTCAACGCGGTGGCGATCAACAACGTCAACGTCCACCGCACCGAGGCGCGCCTGCTCACCGACGGTCTGGACGACGTCGCGCGGGTCGCCGACGTGTTCCGGCCGCACGGTGTGCGGACGTACCTGTCGGTGTCGTTCGCGTCGCCCGTCGTCCTCGGCGGTCTGCCCACGTCGGACCCCGCCGACCCGGACGTGCAGGCGTGGTGGGCGGCGGCCGCGGACCGCGTCTACGCGACGATCCCCGACTTCGGCGGCTTCGTCGTCAAGGCGGACTCCGAGGGGCAACCCGGCCCGTTCGCGTACGGGCGGGACCACGCCGACGGCGCCAACCTGCTGGCCCGCGCGCTGCGCCCGCACGGCGGGACGGTGTTCTGGCGCGCGTTCGTCTACAACCACGAGCAGGACTGGCGCGACCGCCGCACGGACCGGGCGCGAGCCGCGTACGACCACTTCGCACCGCTCGACGGCCGGTTCGACGAGAACGTCGTGCTGCAGGTGAAGTACGGGCCCATCGACTTCCAGACGCGCGAGCCGGTCTCGCCCGTGCTCGCCGCGATGCCGCGCACGCGGCTGGCCGTCGAGCTGCAGGTCACGCAGGAGTACACGGGCCAGCAGAACCACGTGTGCTACCTGGGGCCGCTGTGGTCGCAGGTGCTCGGCTTCCCGCTGGCCGAGGACGCGACCCGCGACGTCGCACGGATCGTGTCCGGGTTGCCGGGCCACCGCGACACCCCGTCGGGAGACCTGCCCGCAGGCGGCATCACCGCTGTCTCCAACGTCGGGGACGACGAGTTCTGGACCGGTCACCCGCTCGCGCAGGCCAACCTGTACGCGTACGGGCGGCTCGCGTGGAACCCGGAGGCGGACTCCGTCGCGCTGCTCGACGAGTGGATCGGCCTGACGTTCCCGGGCGCCGACCCGCGCGTGCGCGAGACGCTGCACACGCTCATGGACGACTCCTGGCTGACGTACGAGGCGTACACCGCGCCGCTGGGCGTCGGCTTCATGGTCGACCCCGGGCGTCAGCACTACGGCCCCAACGTCGACGGGTACGAGTACTCCAAGTGGGGCACGTACCACTTCGCGGACCGCGACGGCATCGGCGTCGACCGGACCGTGGCGACGGGCACCCGCTACACCGGCCAGTACCCGTCGCCCTGGCGCGAGACGTACGAGGACCTCGCGACGTGCCCGGACGAGCTGCTGCTGTTCTTCCACCACGTGCCGTACTCGCACGTGCTGCACAGCGGCACCACCGTGATCCAGCACATCTACGACTCGCGCGCCGACGCCGTCGACGTCGTGACGTCGTGGGTCGACGCGTGGGCCGCCCTGGACGGGCTCGTCCCGGACCGGCTCCACGCCCGCGTCGCCGAGCGACTGACGGAGCAGGTCCGCTCCGCCACCGAGTGGCGCGACCAGCTCCGCTCGTACTTCTTCCGCAAGTCCGGCGTCCCCGACGCCACGGGCCGCCCGATCTACTGA
- a CDS encoding beta-galactosidase, which produces MPLPAGDHVRYGGDYNPEQWPAEVWDDDHLAFDQAHVTTLTVGVFAWAHTEPSPGVYDFTRLDAIVERVHAEGRAVVLATPSGAMPPWLARAHPDACRVDLEGRRHVYGQRHNHCPSSPDFRRLSVAMASRLAERYGDHPAVVAWHVGNEYGGACYCDLCAAGFREWLRARYGTLERLNEAWNTLFWSHVFGDWDEVVPPSLLSEHWRGPNHTAFQGITLDYRRYMSDRLREGYVAEKAAIRAHVPHTPVTTNLMGFYQPLDYHRWADDLDFVSWDNYPPLPDDPLRTAARMAATHAAMRGLKGGQPFWVMEQTPSITASRDVNPVKRPGVLGLWTWQSVAHGADATLYFQMRQSKGACEKYHGALIDHSGRTDTRVFREAAELGAGLATTGAALLGARTPARVALLLDWDSWWAVEMTDGYNRHVSYLQTLLQYHRAIWSVNTEVDVVPVTADLSGYEVVVAPVLHLLKGDVVERLTAHVERGGTLVTTFYGGRVDEDDNAYCGVPPLDPLLGTRVEETDSAVPGDVNPVTLELDGEATTHDATLVFELLVPDEGTQVVGTYGAQFYAGRAAVTRARRGDGAAWHVATGLDDAGVARVLRHVLAGHGLVGPHADDVGVEVTRRVSPDGTTYAFVLHHGSEPVTVTAQVAGQDLLTGRTVEVGDALTLAPAEVLVLRA; this is translated from the coding sequence ATGCCGCTGCCCGCCGGCGACCACGTCCGCTACGGCGGCGACTACAACCCCGAGCAGTGGCCGGCCGAGGTGTGGGACGACGACCACCTCGCGTTCGACCAGGCGCACGTCACGACGCTGACCGTGGGCGTCTTCGCGTGGGCGCACACCGAGCCGTCGCCGGGGGTGTACGACTTCACGCGGCTCGACGCGATCGTCGAGCGGGTGCATGCCGAGGGTCGGGCCGTCGTGCTCGCGACGCCCAGCGGGGCGATGCCGCCGTGGCTCGCACGGGCCCACCCGGACGCCTGCCGGGTGGACCTCGAGGGCCGGCGGCACGTGTACGGGCAGCGGCACAACCACTGCCCGTCGTCGCCGGACTTCCGCCGTCTGTCGGTCGCCATGGCGTCCCGGCTGGCGGAGCGCTACGGCGACCACCCGGCGGTCGTCGCGTGGCACGTCGGCAACGAGTACGGCGGTGCGTGCTACTGCGACCTGTGCGCGGCCGGGTTCCGGGAGTGGCTGCGGGCGCGGTACGGGACGCTCGAGCGGCTGAACGAGGCGTGGAACACGCTGTTCTGGTCCCACGTCTTCGGGGACTGGGACGAGGTCGTGCCGCCGTCGCTGCTGTCGGAGCACTGGCGGGGGCCGAACCACACGGCGTTCCAGGGCATCACGCTCGACTACCGCCGGTACATGTCCGACCGCCTGCGTGAGGGCTACGTGGCGGAGAAGGCCGCGATCCGTGCGCACGTCCCTCACACCCCGGTGACCACCAACCTCATGGGGTTCTACCAGCCGCTCGACTACCACCGCTGGGCGGACGACCTGGACTTCGTGTCCTGGGACAACTACCCGCCGCTCCCGGACGACCCGCTGCGCACCGCCGCGCGCATGGCGGCCACGCACGCCGCCATGCGCGGTCTCAAGGGCGGCCAGCCGTTCTGGGTCATGGAGCAGACCCCGTCGATCACCGCGTCGCGCGACGTCAACCCGGTGAAGCGCCCGGGCGTGCTCGGCCTGTGGACGTGGCAGTCGGTCGCGCACGGTGCGGACGCGACCCTCTACTTCCAGATGCGTCAGTCGAAGGGCGCGTGCGAGAAGTACCACGGCGCGCTCATCGACCACTCGGGGCGCACGGACACCCGGGTGTTCCGCGAGGCGGCCGAGCTCGGGGCGGGGCTCGCGACGACGGGTGCTGCGCTGCTGGGGGCGCGGACACCCGCACGCGTCGCGCTGCTGCTCGACTGGGACTCGTGGTGGGCGGTCGAGATGACCGACGGCTACAACCGCCACGTCTCGTACCTGCAGACGCTGCTGCAGTACCACCGGGCGATCTGGTCGGTGAACACCGAGGTCGACGTGGTCCCCGTGACCGCGGACCTGTCCGGCTACGAGGTCGTCGTGGCACCCGTGCTGCACCTGCTCAAGGGTGACGTGGTCGAGCGGCTGACCGCCCACGTCGAGCGCGGCGGCACGCTGGTGACGACGTTCTACGGCGGGCGGGTCGACGAGGACGACAACGCGTACTGCGGCGTCCCGCCGCTCGACCCGCTGCTCGGCACGCGCGTCGAGGAGACGGACTCCGCGGTCCCCGGCGACGTGAACCCCGTGACGCTGGAGCTCGACGGCGAGGCGACCACGCACGACGCGACCCTCGTGTTCGAGCTGCTGGTGCCGGACGAGGGGACGCAGGTCGTCGGGACGTACGGCGCGCAGTTCTACGCCGGGCGGGCCGCCGTCACGCGGGCGCGCCGCGGCGACGGCGCGGCGTGGCACGTCGCGACGGGTCTGGACGACGCAGGCGTGGCGCGCGTGCTGCGGCACGTGCTCGCCGGGCACGGGCTGGTCGGGCCGCACGCCGACGACGTGGGCGTCGAGGTGACGCGGCGCGTGTCACCCGACGGCACCACGTACGCCTTCGTGCTGCACCACGGCTCGGAACCGGTCACGGTGACGGCGCAGGTCGCGGGGCAGGACCTGCTCACGGGGCGCACCGTCGAGGTGGGGGACGCGCTCACGCTCGCGCCGGCGGAGGTGCTGGTCCTGCGGGCGTGA
- a CDS encoding aldo/keto reductase — MPALDPYRAADDRYATMTYRRTGRSGLDLPALSLGLWHNFGDETPFGTQRDILRRAVDLGITHLDLANNYGPRPGAAEENFGRHLAADLRPYRDELVISTKAGYDMWSGPYQDGGSRKYLLSSLDASLRRMGLEYVDVFYHHRPDPSTPIEETMGALAQAVRSGKALYVGVSNYSPSQTREAHAVLADMGVRLLIHQPSYSMFNRHVENVGEGQGESLLDAVGDLGVGTIVFSPLAQGLLTDRYLGGVAPAGSRIAGTSPSLSERALSETYLTRARALNDIAASRGQSLAQLALSWVLRDERITSALVGASSVAQLEDNVAALSAPPLTADELAAIDEYAVDGTGR, encoded by the coding sequence ATGCCCGCGCTCGACCCGTACCGCGCCGCCGACGACCGGTACGCGACCATGACCTACCGCCGCACGGGCCGCTCGGGCCTCGACCTGCCGGCGCTGTCGCTGGGCCTGTGGCACAACTTCGGGGACGAGACGCCGTTCGGGACGCAGCGCGACATCCTGCGCCGGGCCGTCGACCTGGGCATCACGCACCTGGACCTGGCGAACAACTACGGCCCGCGGCCCGGGGCGGCCGAGGAGAACTTCGGCCGGCACCTCGCGGCGGACCTGCGTCCGTACCGCGACGAGCTCGTGATCTCCACCAAGGCGGGCTACGACATGTGGTCCGGCCCGTACCAGGACGGCGGGTCGCGCAAGTACCTGCTGTCCTCGCTCGACGCGTCGCTGCGGCGCATGGGCCTGGAATACGTCGACGTGTTCTACCACCACCGCCCGGACCCGTCGACGCCGATCGAGGAGACCATGGGCGCGCTCGCGCAGGCGGTGCGCAGCGGCAAGGCGCTGTACGTCGGCGTCTCCAACTACTCGCCGTCGCAGACGCGCGAGGCGCACGCGGTGCTGGCCGACATGGGTGTGCGCCTGCTCATCCACCAGCCCAGCTACTCGATGTTCAACCGGCACGTCGAGAACGTGGGGGAGGGGCAGGGCGAGTCGCTGCTCGACGCGGTGGGCGACCTGGGCGTGGGGACGATCGTGTTCTCGCCGCTCGCGCAGGGTCTGCTGACGGACCGGTACCTGGGCGGTGTGGCCCCGGCGGGGTCGCGGATCGCCGGTACCAGCCCGTCCCTGTCCGAGCGCGCGCTCTCGGAGACCTACCTGACGCGGGCGCGGGCCCTGAACGACATCGCCGCGAGCCGCGGCCAGAGCCTCGCGCAGCTGGCGCTGTCGTGGGTGCTGCGCGACGAGCGCATCACGTCCGCCCTGGTCGGGGCGAGCTCGGTGGCGCAGCTCGAGGACAACGTCGCGGCGCTGTCGGCCCCGCCCCTGACGGCCGACGAGCTGGCTGCCATCGACGAGTACGCGGTCGACGGCACGGGCCGCTGA
- a CDS encoding glycosyl transferase, producing MGSRPGDHDEIGAGPLSRGAAVVLWVLVVCGLVVLTGGVPLLLVPFLRDDPSNLWIAALLALPMGPALAAGIFSWRRFVVERDLSPARHFWRGYRLNALDVLRWWAPTVAALAVIGFSLSYLDSAGVPSGYGVVLVVVAAGLLMWAVLALSLTSHLSLRTRDLARLSTYYLAAKPLVTLGILSLLVLGFGIVLFLSDWVLVMVSGLLAFAVMTTTEPVVRDATERFTAPSSEAA from the coding sequence ATGGGCTCCCGGCCTGGGGACCACGACGAGATCGGTGCCGGCCCGCTGTCGCGCGGTGCCGCGGTCGTCCTGTGGGTCCTCGTCGTCTGCGGCCTCGTCGTGCTCACCGGCGGCGTCCCGCTGCTGCTCGTGCCGTTCCTGCGGGACGACCCCTCGAACCTGTGGATCGCGGCCCTGCTGGCGCTGCCGATGGGCCCGGCGCTCGCGGCCGGCATCTTCTCGTGGCGGCGGTTCGTCGTCGAGCGGGACCTCAGCCCGGCCCGCCACTTCTGGCGGGGGTACCGGCTCAACGCGCTCGACGTGCTGCGCTGGTGGGCACCGACGGTAGCGGCGCTCGCCGTCATCGGCTTCTCGCTGTCGTACCTCGACTCCGCAGGCGTGCCGTCGGGATACGGCGTCGTGCTCGTCGTCGTCGCCGCGGGCCTGCTGATGTGGGCGGTGCTCGCGCTCTCGCTGACCTCGCACCTGAGCCTGCGCACGCGCGACCTGGCGCGGCTGTCCACCTACTACCTGGCCGCGAAGCCGCTGGTGACGCTCGGCATCCTGTCGTTGCTGGTGCTCGGGTTCGGCATCGTGCTCTTCCTGTCCGACTGGGTGCTCGTCATGGTGTCGGGGCTGCTCGCGTTCGCCGTCATGACGACCACGGAGCCCGTGGTGCGGGACGCGACCGAGCGCTTCACCGCCCCCTCGTCCGAGGCCGCCTGA
- a CDS encoding GH39 family glycosyl hydrolase, giving the protein MRTVVPTQPTGPLPDAWRACVGTGRMNLALRADYRDSLTQVQRDIGFKHIRGHGVLSDDMGVLRTDEIDGRTHTRYAFSYVDQVHDFFLSVGIRPFLELGFMPSHLASGDQTVFWWKGNVTPPRDHGEWVALVQAFVRHQIDRYGIDEVRQWPIEVWNEPNLTVFWKDADQPAYFRLYEETARAIKDVDASLQVGGPAICGGSDDEWWAPFTDFVTSRDVPIDFVSRHAYSSGPVQRIPFGVYQTQMPPQDLLHQFDAPRRYLAGTPLAGLPVHITEFNTSYRPDNPIHDTAYNAAFLAPVLAGGGDVVDSFSYWTFCDVFEEADVPTSFFHGGFGMLTHRQVAKPTYHLYAFMARMGRDVLARGEDHLVCSDPDGRVTVLAWQPVGGTDAADVAAEHRVELSLPVRGDAAFVLRERVNEHDGNAFAAWREMGRPMSPTPRELDVLRACARPAVEHDVARATAGRVELDLTLARHEVTFVELTPVTATHHEGLDDRRLLGVDDDRLVAAHERGRA; this is encoded by the coding sequence GTGCGCACCGTCGTCCCCACCCAGCCCACCGGCCCCCTGCCCGACGCCTGGCGCGCGTGCGTCGGCACGGGACGCATGAACCTCGCGCTGCGCGCCGACTACCGCGACTCCCTCACGCAGGTGCAGCGCGACATCGGGTTCAAGCACATCCGCGGGCACGGCGTGCTGTCGGACGACATGGGGGTGCTGCGCACCGACGAGATCGACGGTCGCACGCACACCCGGTACGCGTTCAGCTACGTGGACCAGGTCCATGACTTCTTCCTGTCGGTGGGCATCCGGCCGTTCCTCGAGCTGGGGTTCATGCCGTCGCACCTCGCGTCGGGCGACCAGACCGTGTTCTGGTGGAAGGGCAACGTCACCCCGCCGCGCGACCACGGCGAGTGGGTGGCGCTGGTGCAGGCCTTCGTGCGCCACCAGATCGACCGGTACGGCATCGACGAGGTGCGCCAGTGGCCGATCGAGGTGTGGAACGAGCCGAACCTCACGGTCTTCTGGAAGGACGCCGACCAGCCCGCGTACTTCCGGCTGTACGAGGAGACCGCCCGCGCGATCAAGGACGTCGACGCGAGCCTGCAGGTCGGCGGCCCTGCCATCTGCGGCGGTTCCGACGACGAGTGGTGGGCGCCGTTCACCGACTTCGTGACGAGCCGCGACGTGCCCATCGACTTCGTCAGCCGGCACGCGTACTCGTCCGGCCCGGTGCAGCGGATCCCGTTCGGCGTCTACCAGACGCAGATGCCGCCGCAGGACCTGCTGCACCAGTTCGACGCGCCGCGACGCTACCTGGCCGGCACGCCGCTGGCGGGCCTGCCCGTGCACATCACCGAGTTCAACACCTCGTACCGCCCGGACAACCCGATCCACGACACGGCGTACAACGCCGCCTTCCTCGCCCCGGTGCTCGCCGGCGGCGGCGACGTGGTCGACTCGTTCTCCTACTGGACCTTCTGCGACGTGTTCGAGGAGGCCGACGTCCCGACGTCGTTCTTCCACGGCGGGTTCGGCATGCTGACCCACCGGCAGGTCGCCAAGCCGACCTACCACCTCTACGCGTTCATGGCGCGCATGGGCCGCGACGTCCTGGCCCGCGGCGAGGACCACCTCGTGTGCTCCGACCCGGACGGGCGCGTCACCGTGCTCGCCTGGCAGCCGGTCGGCGGCACCGACGCCGCGGACGTGGCGGCCGAGCACCGCGTCGAGCTGTCCCTGCCGGTGCGGGGCGACGCCGCGTTCGTGCTGCGCGAGCGCGTCAACGAGCACGACGGCAACGCCTTTGCGGCGTGGCGCGAGATGGGACGCCCTATGTCGCCGACCCCGCGCGAGCTGGATGTGCTGCGGGCGTGCGCCCGTCCCGCCGTCGAGCACGACGTCGCGCGCGCGACCGCCGGCCGCGTCGAGCTCGACCTCACGCTCGCGCGCCACGAGGTGACCTTCGTCGAGCTGACGCCCGTCACGGCCACGCACCACGAGGGCCTCGACGACCGTCGCCTGCTGGGCGTGGACGACGACCGGCTCGTCGCGGCGCACGAGCGCGGGCGGGCCTGA
- a CDS encoding LacI family DNA-binding transcriptional regulator, with amino-acid sequence MAVRRQPTLRDVAAAAGVAVSTASRALTKPGRVNADTADRVVAVAKELGYIPSASARALLSGRTATVALVLPDVTNPFFFGLVRGTGARLRESGYVQVLADTEESAEVELDTLRKLRGQVDGAVLAASRLSDEQIAGAAQDLALVVVNRTIPGTPGVLLDTAGGMVQALEHLVGLGHTRIAYAAGPATSWSDRRRREALEPAAARLGVDLVVLGPYAPVRASGAQAADAAVESGVTAVIAFNDLLAFGVLERLDVRGVPVPGRMSVIGCDDIFGADLVRPALTTVESPVERAGRMAADLLLARLEGGRSDDEDAGGLDDEPVVPVRDAADPVMLPTHLIVRSSTGAAG; translated from the coding sequence ATGGCCGTCAGGCGGCAGCCCACGTTGCGTGACGTCGCTGCGGCGGCAGGGGTCGCGGTGTCGACCGCCTCGCGCGCACTCACCAAGCCGGGTCGGGTCAACGCCGATACGGCGGACCGCGTCGTCGCGGTCGCCAAGGAGCTCGGGTACATCCCCAGCGCATCGGCACGCGCCCTGCTCTCAGGCCGCACCGCGACGGTCGCGCTCGTGCTCCCCGACGTCACCAACCCGTTCTTCTTCGGTCTGGTGCGTGGCACGGGCGCGCGGCTGCGGGAGTCCGGGTACGTCCAGGTGCTCGCGGACACCGAGGAGTCCGCCGAGGTCGAGCTCGACACGCTGCGCAAGCTGCGCGGGCAGGTCGACGGCGCGGTCCTCGCCGCATCACGTCTGTCCGACGAGCAGATCGCCGGCGCCGCCCAGGACCTCGCGCTCGTCGTCGTCAACCGCACGATCCCCGGGACGCCCGGCGTGCTGCTCGACACCGCAGGCGGCATGGTCCAGGCGCTCGAGCACCTCGTCGGGCTCGGCCACACGCGCATCGCCTACGCCGCCGGTCCGGCGACGTCCTGGTCGGACCGGCGCCGACGTGAGGCGCTCGAGCCGGCCGCGGCGCGGCTCGGTGTCGACCTCGTCGTCCTGGGGCCCTACGCACCGGTCCGTGCGTCCGGCGCCCAGGCCGCCGACGCGGCCGTCGAGTCGGGCGTCACCGCGGTGATCGCGTTCAACGACCTCCTGGCGTTCGGTGTCCTGGAGCGGCTCGACGTCCGTGGCGTCCCCGTACCCGGGCGCATGAGCGTCATCGGGTGCGACGACATCTTCGGCGCCGACCTCGTCCGGCCCGCACTGACGACGGTGGAGTCGCCCGTCGAGCGTGCGGGCCGCATGGCTGCCGACCTGCTGCTCGCGCGGCTCGAGGGAGGACGGTCGGACGACGAGGACGCCGGTGGCCTCGACGACGAACCGGTCGTCCCGGTGCGCGACGCGGCCGACCCCGTGATGCTGCCCACGCACCTGATCGTCCGGTCCTCGACGGGCGCGGCGGGCTGA
- a CDS encoding YbjN domain-containing protein has protein sequence MSFFTTDTPVPTPPTLAPLGRDRITAVLEAREMRYGIDDDGDVGGYWDGHLFYFFLLGEHDEHLQVRGRWNREVGADQLPAVLAAVNEWNVSHLWPKGCVAVEDDVLGVYAEHTVDYQHGVSDAQVDLHLGCGISSALQLFAHLDELYPAEAAAARAEQERAQGQG, from the coding sequence ATGAGCTTCTTCACCACGGACACGCCTGTCCCGACGCCGCCGACGCTCGCGCCGCTGGGGCGCGACCGCATCACGGCGGTGCTCGAGGCCCGTGAGATGCGGTACGGCATCGACGACGACGGCGACGTCGGCGGCTACTGGGACGGCCACCTCTTCTACTTCTTCCTGCTGGGTGAGCACGACGAGCACCTGCAGGTGCGCGGTCGGTGGAACCGGGAGGTCGGTGCCGACCAGCTCCCCGCGGTGCTGGCGGCCGTCAACGAGTGGAACGTGTCGCACCTGTGGCCGAAGGGCTGCGTGGCCGTGGAGGACGACGTGCTCGGCGTGTACGCCGAGCACACGGTCGACTACCAGCACGGCGTGAGCGACGCCCAGGTCGACCTGCACCTCGGGTGCGGCATCTCCAGCGCCCTGCAGCTCTTCGCGCACCTCGACGAGCTGTACCCGGCCGAGGCCGCCGCCGCGAGGGCTGAGCAGGAGAGGGCGCAGGGGCAGGGCTGA